A genome region from Methylicorpusculum oleiharenae includes the following:
- a CDS encoding TraB/VirB10 family protein, translating into MAAILIVSTSDDNSKNFMQKPRKVEYTLFTGKSPRDVSIDAMGGKIKKLTEDFSDIKMSFQLQDAKIQDASRMIKEQTEELNRRTEKLALQTTELYQKIDAAQETLKNQVPLPELPMDDAGGGKYKKRKEKKGKDAFEPELIGQKIPAIAESDVAPAETGPKIRVVTGSGEEGKKSDKGAASAYDQDSSKKNGGKKITEFVNIKKASSKNGVPDMFLPAGSILSGTLVTGLDAPTSNQSRSDPFPALLRIKHEAILPNRYRMDIRECFLIASGYGDLSAERAYMRAERISCVKKDGAVIETAMDAYSVGEDGKAGVRGRLVSKNGQIIGNALLSGFVSGIAQAFAPQQVRALQTGAIPGQEQQFQYPSPEMLGGQAIMGGVKGAAEQIADYYLDMAKNIFPIVEVDAGRKIDFIMIRGMSLNTKSKSDSGTNLQGGGRNMNNLYSANQDGFGQGSMSGLGGGMGGYGGRSSGGFGGGSRGVGYGGYGGMSGFVR; encoded by the coding sequence GTGGCGGCCATTCTGATTGTCAGTACATCCGATGACAATTCCAAAAACTTCATGCAGAAACCGAGAAAAGTGGAATACACACTTTTCACCGGGAAAAGTCCACGGGATGTTTCCATCGATGCAATGGGCGGAAAAATCAAAAAACTGACGGAGGATTTTTCCGATATCAAAATGAGTTTCCAGCTTCAGGACGCCAAAATCCAGGACGCTTCGAGAATGATTAAGGAGCAAACGGAAGAACTGAACAGGAGAACAGAAAAGCTGGCACTGCAAACGACGGAGCTTTACCAAAAGATTGATGCCGCTCAAGAGACGTTAAAAAACCAAGTGCCATTGCCGGAATTACCCATGGATGACGCTGGTGGTGGGAAATATAAAAAAAGGAAAGAAAAAAAAGGGAAAGATGCCTTTGAACCGGAGTTAATCGGTCAAAAGATACCGGCAATAGCTGAAAGCGATGTGGCTCCCGCTGAAACAGGGCCAAAAATCAGAGTTGTGACCGGTTCAGGTGAAGAAGGAAAAAAGAGCGATAAGGGTGCGGCATCAGCTTATGACCAGGATAGCAGCAAAAAAAATGGAGGAAAAAAAATCACGGAGTTCGTGAACATAAAAAAGGCGTCAAGCAAAAACGGGGTACCCGATATGTTTTTGCCGGCCGGTAGTATTTTAAGTGGAACGCTGGTGACAGGTCTTGATGCCCCTACTTCCAATCAATCTCGTAGTGATCCCTTTCCGGCTTTGTTGCGGATCAAGCATGAAGCAATTTTACCTAACCGTTATAGGATGGATATTAGAGAGTGTTTCTTGATTGCCAGTGGTTATGGCGACCTGAGTGCAGAAAGAGCTTACATGAGAGCGGAGCGTATCTCTTGCGTAAAGAAAGATGGCGCAGTCATCGAAACGGCAATGGATGCTTATTCGGTTGGCGAAGATGGCAAGGCTGGGGTAAGAGGCCGATTGGTAAGCAAAAACGGACAAATCATAGGGAATGCGTTACTTTCAGGATTTGTGTCTGGAATTGCTCAAGCGTTTGCACCTCAGCAAGTAAGAGCTCTGCAAACAGGTGCGATACCTGGGCAAGAGCAGCAATTTCAGTACCCATCGCCTGAAATGCTAGGGGGGCAGGCAATCATGGGGGGGGTCAAGGGCGCTGCGGAACAAATTGCTGACTACTATCTTGATATGGCAAAAAACATTTTCCCAATCGTCGAAGTAGATGCGGGGAGAAAGATAGATTTCATCATGATAAGAGGAATGTCTCTTAATACAAAATCCAAATCAGATTCTGGCACCAATCTACAAGGCGGCGGACGCAACATGAACAACCTGTATAGCGCAAACCAAGATGGCTTTGGCCAAGGTTCAATGAGTGGCCTCGGCGGTGGCATGGGAGGTTACGGCGGACGAAGCTCAGGCGGATTTGGCGGTGGGTCTCGCGGGGTTGGATACGGCGGTTACGGTGGAATGAGCGGCTTTGTTAGATAA